One Nitrospirota bacterium genomic region harbors:
- a CDS encoding nucleotidyltransferase domain-containing protein, which translates to MVDSVRKGTYFGILGKHSALAKRKTESSTRLAKLEDEFRKISRSKNLSVYCAGSIGRGEVCSLSDLDVFVLSENHCSKLEELKMLSAIIGINESLGYEEISNDGRYLKVYSLEKMLDVLGEPWDDSENLFTARMLMILESRPVYQMALYERYLKAIVEHYFRDKRGKRSFRPLFFLNDLLRFWRTLCLNYELIRDDPRRHWRKKNINLKFSRMLTVFGTVLPVIAKPVSDASDILQLTKYSPHERFAIGLDMLDDSTLEIEYRAFLNNYETFLCWKEDKKLIHTPSFDDECAKAARQVSGFIYTVLCHNKIEADLRKYLVI; encoded by the coding sequence ATGGTGGATTCAGTTAGGAAAGGCACCTATTTCGGCATTCTTGGAAAACACTCAGCTTTAGCCAAACGAAAGACAGAATCATCAACTCGTTTAGCAAAGTTAGAGGATGAGTTCAGAAAAATATCTCGATCTAAGAATTTATCTGTATATTGTGCGGGTTCTATTGGTCGAGGTGAGGTGTGTTCGCTTTCTGATTTAGATGTTTTTGTCTTATCGGAAAATCACTGTTCAAAATTGGAAGAGCTAAAAATGCTCTCTGCTATTATTGGCATAAACGAAAGTCTTGGCTACGAAGAAATCAGTAACGATGGCCGATATTTAAAGGTTTATTCTCTCGAAAAAATGTTGGATGTCTTGGGGGAACCTTGGGATGACAGTGAAAATCTTTTCACCGCTCGCATGCTAATGATTTTGGAAAGTCGGCCTGTCTACCAAATGGCACTCTATGAAAGATATTTGAAGGCTATTGTTGAACATTATTTTAGAGACAAGCGAGGGAAACGCTCATTTCGTCCACTTTTTTTTCTTAATGATTTATTGCGATTTTGGCGGACACTTTGCCTTAATTATGAATTGATACGCGATGACCCACGTCGGCATTGGCGCAAAAAAAATATTAATTTGAAATTTAGTCGCATGCTCACTGTGTTTGGCACAGTGCTGCCGGTAATTGCTAAACCTGTGTCTGACGCTAGTGATATCCTACAATTGACAAAGTATTCACCGCATGAGCGTTTTGCTATTGGTCTTGATATGTTGGATGATTCTACTTTAGAAATTGAGTATAGGGCTTTTTTGAATAATTACGAAACATTCTTATGTTGGAAGGAAGACAAGAAATTAATTCATACGCCATCTTTTGATGATGAGTGTGCTAAGGCGGCTCGACAAGTGTCAGGTTTTATTTATACTGTTCTTTGCCATAATAAAATAGAAGCGGATCTAAGAAAATATTTGGTTATATGA
- a CDS encoding nucleotidyltransferase domain-containing protein gives MKRSLTRETKTLLDDVVKRLVGNIDVIKIVLFGSYSTGTFTKDSDLDLFVVAKTKEKGVKRYAYVSALLEPRKLPMDIIVKTPEEIKKREKYFDPFINNIQKNGMVLYEKKA, from the coding sequence ATGAAGAGATCATTGACCAGAGAAACAAAGACCTTATTGGACGATGTTGTTAAAAGGCTCGTCGGGAATATCGACGTAATCAAAATCGTCCTGTTCGGTTCATACAGCACCGGCACATTTACCAAAGACAGTGATCTTGATCTTTTCGTCGTTGCAAAGACAAAGGAAAAAGGAGTTAAGAGGTATGCGTATGTAAGCGCACTTCTTGAACCGAGAAAACTTCCGATGGATATAATCGTCAAGACGCCTGAAGAGATCAAGAAGCGGGAAAAGTATTTTGATCCATTCATCAACAATATCCAAAAGAACGGGATGGTCCTTTATGAAAAGAAGGCCTAA
- a CDS encoding DUF4926 domain-containing protein, with the protein MIKELDTVVLTRDIAKHGLVEGDIGVVVHCYADDSAYEVEFVTADGRTIAVLPLNLNDVRLMSSTEILHVREVDRQAA; encoded by the coding sequence ATGATCAAGGAACTGGACACAGTTGTTCTGACACGTGATATCGCAAAGCATGGATTAGTCGAGGGCGATATCGGCGTCGTGGTGCATTGTTATGCTGATGATAGTGCCTATGAGGTTGAATTTGTGACAGCCGATGGAAGGACAATTGCAGTCTTGCCACTGAACTTAAACGATGTCAGACTTATGAGTAGCACAGAAATACTGCATGTGAGGGAAGTAGATCGGCAGGCAGCATAA
- a CDS encoding nucleotidyltransferase domain-containing protein: protein MVKTGQEIEEIIKQYTSKLADLGMEVERVILFGSYAKGHPREDSDIDLIVVSKDFEKMNIRERLEILGIASARIMQPIQAKGYTPQEMGSKEKDSFLAEVLENSKIAA, encoded by the coding sequence TTGGTTAAGACAGGACAAGAGATTGAAGAGATAATAAAACAATATACTTCAAAACTCGCAGACCTGGGTATGGAAGTTGAGCGAGTGATATTATTCGGCTCTTACGCAAAGGGGCATCCGAGGGAAGACAGCGATATTGACCTCATCGTGGTATCAAAGGACTTTGAGAAAATGAATATCAGGGAAAGGCTTGAGATACTCGGGATCGCCTCGGCAAGAATAATGCAGCCTATTCAGGCAAAAGGTTATACGCCTCAGGAAATGGGATCAAAAGAGAAGGATTCGTTTCTTGCTGAGGTGCTTGAAAACTCAAAAATTGCAGCTTAA
- the smc gene encoding chromosome segregation protein SMC: MRVEKIELIGFKSFADKTVFSLHPGITCIVGPNGCGKSNIVDAFRWVLGEQSAKSLRGEKMEEVIFNGSASKKQKGMSEVTLLVSGLSAATPSGNGDNGQSSSDLVSVSRRLYRSGESEYLINKQPCRLKDLKDVFLDTGLDFRSYSILEQGRISAILNSKPLERRFIIEEVAGVMKYKVRKAEALSKLESSRLNLARIGDIISEVKKQINILDRLAKKAERYKKLRAELNTIELKIARREYQQMTDSLFAINEEYGALKEKEAVLGAGITEIENRTQTRRINLVEKEKALDLVQQDFQAVEKDIAEINRLISVSGQDIINYEEFHAKFLQQAEEIVQRIAALTARYSELEANGARISEEIEAATSVLREKTDAFKVVEQELSQKEEAIEEKRRQIFAISEQISRTRNEKARHQISFDSLEKKETLAIADSEDSRKVLAEVESAIAAAESEILGRNNEALLLKEKKEIVGQELASQKARLENITRTLAEAREEFASFTSRLDSLKEIVLDKPTRELLASSGNVRLLASVSDVFEVQAEYEKAIESALSEKADSFVVEASEDIEHAIDDLKGKSLDKASFITIAPPLFTLPSQVPAGIVGKALDFVRIKEGYTRVAENLLGNIVIVQDVRAALELRQSTDQFLLVTLSGEVIEPSGAVIVGGERGIFRRKREIRELEQQIEEKKAAIEAINSEMRLVQESIQQKEEEIRSVENSLHSFEKEISLARMTVETYFADKERIGKKLSYLTMELEQIIREKESLKGFMTHAEAEAAAQEAKKAEMELEMQGLQEGISQKKEEIELFRAEVTELRMQTATNREKLESVRNEMEASVSTREELGRKKDEVGNEIGSNQARISQRKAEIRDHEERLKTRVTEADSLGQDITRRKDEIALENEALFAVDQELKTLRQNASATTARISELDVARAEHKMRIENISEHVMTNYGMEIANEELLEITPEEEEKVIELRSKIQEIGPVNLGTLDEYEELRTRYEFMTKQQDDLNRSITELEEAITKINSTTRKKLRDAFEALRTKFAEVFTTLFGGGRAELVLTDESNILETGIDIIAQPPGKRVQNIHLLSGGEQALTALSLQFASFLIKPTPLCILDEADAPLDESNTERYAKMLQGLSQETQFIVVTHNRTTMGVAQHLYGITMEEAGVSKVISMQFAEV, encoded by the coding sequence ATGCGCGTCGAAAAAATCGAACTCATAGGCTTCAAGTCCTTTGCGGACAAAACCGTGTTCAGCCTGCACCCGGGCATAACCTGTATTGTCGGCCCCAACGGATGCGGCAAGAGCAATATTGTCGACGCCTTCAGATGGGTGTTGGGCGAGCAGAGCGCAAAGAGCCTCAGAGGCGAGAAGATGGAAGAGGTGATCTTCAACGGTTCTGCTTCCAAAAAGCAGAAGGGCATGTCAGAGGTGACGCTGCTCGTTTCCGGCCTAAGCGCAGCGACTCCTTCAGGCAACGGCGATAATGGACAGTCGTCGTCTGACCTGGTCTCGGTCTCCCGCAGACTCTACCGCTCGGGCGAAAGCGAATACCTGATCAACAAGCAGCCCTGCAGGCTGAAGGATCTCAAGGACGTCTTCCTCGATACCGGTCTTGACTTCAGGAGCTATTCCATATTGGAGCAGGGAAGGATCAGCGCGATCCTGAACTCAAAACCCCTGGAGAGAAGGTTCATTATCGAGGAAGTTGCCGGGGTCATGAAATACAAGGTGAGGAAGGCAGAAGCGCTTTCGAAGCTTGAATCGTCCCGCCTTAACCTTGCCAGGATCGGCGACATCATCTCTGAGGTTAAGAAGCAGATCAATATCCTTGACCGGCTTGCAAAAAAGGCTGAGCGGTACAAGAAGCTCAGAGCAGAGCTCAATACGATCGAACTGAAGATCGCCCGCAGAGAATACCAGCAGATGACCGATTCCCTGTTCGCGATAAACGAGGAATACGGCGCGCTTAAAGAGAAGGAAGCAGTTCTGGGCGCCGGGATCACCGAGATAGAAAACAGGACTCAGACAAGGAGGATCAACCTTGTCGAAAAAGAGAAGGCCCTTGACCTTGTCCAGCAGGACTTTCAGGCAGTGGAGAAGGATATTGCCGAGATCAACCGGCTCATCTCGGTCAGCGGGCAGGACATTATCAACTATGAGGAGTTCCACGCAAAGTTCCTCCAGCAGGCAGAAGAGATCGTGCAGAGGATAGCTGCATTGACCGCCCGGTACAGCGAACTTGAGGCTAACGGGGCACGGATCTCCGAGGAGATCGAGGCTGCCACTTCAGTGCTCAGGGAAAAGACCGATGCCTTTAAGGTGGTAGAACAGGAACTGTCGCAAAAAGAAGAAGCTATAGAAGAGAAGAGGCGTCAGATCTTCGCCATATCCGAGCAGATCAGCAGGACCAGGAACGAGAAGGCCAGGCATCAGATCTCGTTTGATTCCCTTGAGAAGAAGGAAACGCTTGCGATCGCTGATTCTGAAGATTCCCGCAAGGTCCTTGCTGAAGTAGAATCAGCAATTGCTGCGGCAGAGTCAGAGATCCTCGGCAGGAACAACGAGGCCCTGCTGCTGAAAGAAAAAAAGGAGATCGTCGGTCAGGAGCTCGCCTCGCAGAAGGCAAGGCTGGAGAATATCACCAGAACACTTGCCGAGGCACGCGAAGAGTTTGCCTCCTTTACCTCAAGGCTCGATTCACTGAAAGAGATCGTGCTCGATAAGCCGACGAGAGAACTGCTTGCATCAAGCGGCAATGTGCGGCTCCTTGCCTCTGTTTCGGATGTTTTTGAGGTCCAGGCAGAATATGAGAAGGCAATAGAGAGCGCCCTGTCTGAAAAGGCCGATTCATTTGTGGTTGAGGCTTCCGAAGATATTGAACATGCAATCGATGACCTGAAGGGAAAATCCCTCGATAAGGCATCGTTCATCACCATAGCACCTCCCCTCTTTACCCTGCCGTCACAGGTCCCCGCGGGTATTGTCGGCAAGGCCCTGGACTTTGTGCGCATTAAGGAAGGATATACCCGGGTCGCAGAGAACCTGCTCGGCAACATTGTGATCGTGCAGGATGTGCGGGCTGCGCTTGAACTGCGGCAGAGCACAGACCAGTTCCTTCTGGTAACGCTTTCCGGCGAGGTGATAGAACCGTCAGGGGCTGTTATCGTCGGCGGGGAAAGAGGCATATTCCGCAGAAAGCGCGAGATACGGGAGCTCGAGCAGCAGATAGAAGAAAAGAAGGCTGCCATAGAGGCAATAAACAGTGAGATGCGGCTTGTTCAAGAGTCCATACAGCAGAAAGAGGAAGAGATAAGGTCGGTCGAGAATTCCCTGCACAGCTTTGAGAAGGAGATCTCTCTTGCACGCATGACCGTTGAGACCTATTTTGCCGATAAAGAGCGGATCGGCAAGAAGCTTTCCTATCTCACGATGGAACTGGAGCAGATCATCCGTGAAAAGGAATCCCTGAAAGGGTTCATGACCCATGCCGAGGCAGAGGCCGCTGCCCAGGAAGCGAAGAAGGCCGAAATGGAGCTGGAGATGCAGGGGCTTCAGGAAGGCATATCGCAGAAGAAAGAGGAGATAGAGCTGTTCAGGGCAGAGGTGACGGAACTGAGGATGCAGACTGCAACGAACCGTGAAAAGCTCGAGTCTGTCAGGAATGAGATGGAGGCATCTGTCAGCACGCGGGAAGAGCTCGGCAGGAAGAAGGACGAGGTCGGAAACGAGATCGGGTCGAATCAGGCAAGAATATCACAGAGAAAGGCCGAGATCAGGGACCATGAGGAACGGCTGAAGACACGGGTCACTGAGGCAGACAGCCTTGGCCAGGACATAACCAGGCGGAAAGATGAGATCGCCCTTGAGAATGAAGCGCTGTTTGCTGTTGACCAGGAGCTGAAGACCCTGAGACAGAATGCTTCTGCTACCACGGCAAGGATCAGTGAACTGGATGTTGCCCGCGCAGAGCACAAAATGCGCATAGAGAATATATCCGAGCATGTCATGACAAATTACGGGATGGAAATAGCCAATGAGGAGCTTCTGGAGATCACTCCTGAAGAAGAGGAGAAGGTCATTGAGCTGAGAAGCAAGATCCAGGAGATCGGCCCGGTGAACCTCGGAACGCTTGACGAGTATGAAGAGCTTCGCACGCGGTATGAGTTCATGACAAAACAGCAGGATGACCTGAACAGGTCCATCACGGAACTGGAAGAGGCCATAACAAAGATAAACAGCACCACACGGAAAAAGCTGAGAGATGCCTTCGAGGCACTCAGGACAAAATTTGCCGAGGTCTTTACAACACTGTTCGGCGGCGGCAGGGCAGAGCTTGTCCTTACGGATGAAAGCAATATCCTCGAAACAGGCATCGATATCATAGCCCAGCCTCCGGGGAAAAGGGTGCAGAACATCCACCTTCTTTCCGGCGGCGAACAGGCGCTTACAGCCCTGTCGCTCCAGTTCGCCAGTTTCCTTATCAAGCCTACGCCTCTCTGCATACTTGACGAGGCTGACGCGCCTCTTGATGAGTCGAATACCGAGCGGTATGCAAAGATGCTGCAGGGCCTTTCGCAGGAAACGCAGTTCATCGTTGTCACGCACAACAGGACCACCATGGGAGTTGCCCAGCATCTTTACGGCATCACCATGGAGGAAGCAGGCGTTTCCAAGGTGATATCAATGCAGTTTGCCGAGGTCTGA
- a CDS encoding PilZ domain-containing protein, with protein sequence MDHRSALRVEVNGQICGKMILVESLEILDISMTGIRFNCMRRVDMNSPHRIKIEKNDILVNLRGTIVRASFRGLQQIEERSLPVYEVAMHFDHLTDADKQSLEKLIAILCHE encoded by the coding sequence ATGGACCATAGAAGTGCGCTCCGCGTAGAGGTGAACGGGCAGATATGCGGCAAGATGATCCTTGTCGAGAGTCTCGAGATCCTGGACATCAGCATGACCGGCATCAGATTCAATTGCATGCGGCGGGTGGATATGAACAGCCCGCACAGGATCAAGATAGAAAAGAACGATATCCTGGTGAACCTCAGAGGCACCATTGTGAGGGCCTCCTTTCGGGGGCTGCAGCAGATAGAAGAAAGAAGTCTGCCTGTGTATGAAGTGGCGATGCATTTTGACCATTTGACCGATGCTGACAAGCAGAGCCTCGAAAAGCTTATTGCCATCCTCTGTCATGAATGA
- a CDS encoding FAD-binding protein, which produces MLTSRASKSLLPSSVMNDLSELLPGKVSLEPEDLLCYGFDASGLEAPPGAVVWAEDVLDVVKVMHYAQEQNIAVIPRGAGSGMTGGSIPAKGAIVLSTERMNRILEIDRENLTVLVEPGVINGKLQRELERHRLFFPPDPSSMNFCTIGGNVAENAGGARALKYGVTRDYVMGLEAVLPDGRIITTGVRTAKGVVGYDLTRLLVGSEGTLAFITKIRLKVLPLPEDVITLLALFHELEPAGDAVQQIISEGIVPRTLEFLDAETIRAVENYKTIGLPRGIEAMLLIELDGAPPVITRDAEKITSLCRKLQGDIIMAENELARLKLWEARRAISPALFHISPTKINEDIVVPRSKLSEMLKRLKMLSETTGIKIVNFGHAGDGNIHVNLMVDKANKEEYEKAQKLVQDIFRITLELGGTISGEHGVGLTKQNYIAMEIHPAELELMKKIKQAFDPKNLLNPGKIFP; this is translated from the coding sequence ATGCTGACAAGCAGAGCCTCGAAAAGCTTATTGCCATCCTCTGTCATGAATGACCTTTCAGAACTCCTTCCCGGAAAAGTCTCCCTAGAACCTGAGGACCTGCTCTGCTACGGTTTTGATGCCTCAGGGCTTGAAGCGCCACCGGGGGCAGTTGTCTGGGCAGAGGATGTGCTTGATGTGGTCAAGGTCATGCATTATGCTCAGGAGCAGAACATTGCGGTCATCCCCCGGGGAGCCGGCTCAGGCATGACCGGAGGATCGATACCCGCCAAGGGAGCTATTGTTCTGAGCACCGAGCGGATGAACAGGATCCTCGAGATAGACCGGGAGAACCTCACGGTCCTTGTCGAGCCGGGCGTGATCAACGGCAAGCTGCAGCGGGAACTTGAGCGCCACCGTCTTTTCTTCCCGCCTGACCCCTCAAGCATGAACTTCTGCACGATCGGCGGCAATGTTGCCGAGAATGCAGGCGGGGCGCGCGCCCTGAAATACGGCGTGACCAGGGATTATGTGATGGGCCTTGAGGCAGTGCTCCCGGATGGAAGGATCATCACGACCGGAGTCAGGACCGCTAAAGGGGTTGTCGGTTATGATCTCACCCGGCTCCTTGTCGGCTCCGAAGGAACACTCGCTTTTATAACCAAGATCAGGCTTAAGGTGCTTCCTCTTCCAGAGGATGTCATAACCCTGCTTGCACTCTTCCATGAGCTTGAACCTGCCGGCGATGCTGTTCAGCAGATCATCTCGGAAGGCATTGTGCCGCGGACCCTTGAGTTCCTGGATGCCGAGACCATACGGGCAGTCGAGAACTATAAGACCATAGGTCTTCCCCGGGGGATCGAGGCAATGCTCCTGATCGAGCTCGACGGCGCACCCCCGGTCATCACGCGCGATGCTGAAAAGATAACCTCCCTCTGCAGAAAGCTTCAGGGAGATATCATTATGGCCGAGAACGAGCTCGCACGCCTGAAGCTTTGGGAAGCGCGCAGGGCCATTTCCCCCGCACTTTTCCATATCAGCCCCACAAAGATCAATGAGGATATTGTGGTGCCGAGGAGCAAACTGTCAGAAATGCTGAAAAGACTGAAGATGCTTTCTGAAACGACCGGGATAAAGATCGTGAATTTCGGCCATGCAGGCGACGGCAACATACACGTGAATCTTATGGTGGACAAGGCAAACAAGGAAGAGTATGAAAAGGCGCAGAAGCTTGTCCAGGATATATTCAGGATAACTCTTGAGCTTGGCGGCACGATCTCGGGGGAGCATGGGGTTGGACTGACCAAGCAGAACTATATTGCGATGGAGATCCACCCTGCAGAGCTTGAGCTCATGAAGAAGATCAAGCAGGCCTTTGACCCGAAGAACCTGCTGAACCCGGGCAAGATCTTCCCGTAA
- the ccsA gene encoding cytochrome c biogenesis protein CcsA, with the protein MDNILLALAIVSSACYVFGYYRMPFLFAGLLLQIAYLFVRGIALDRMPLVGPHDTLFFMSASVVLFALPVAWRMKERKRVLNAAVGMAVFFMAMSFLYKPHNSPLPPVLRTFWFETHVAFSFFSYALFGIAAILGVMFIMSREREFDLVQYKINLVGYCFFSAAMIFGGIWAYLAWGTYWLWTPKELWTVILWLYYSLYLHARLRPWWSGRPVSVMSVAGFLIVLFTYLGVSLFMKSSHSF; encoded by the coding sequence ATGGACAACATCCTTCTTGCCCTGGCCATTGTCTCTTCTGCCTGCTATGTCTTTGGCTATTACCGCATGCCTTTTTTGTTTGCAGGCCTCCTTCTTCAGATCGCCTATCTTTTCGTCCGGGGGATCGCGCTTGACCGCATGCCGCTGGTGGGGCCGCATGATACGCTCTTCTTCATGTCGGCCTCTGTCGTGCTTTTCGCCCTGCCTGTTGCCTGGAGGATGAAGGAGCGAAAGCGGGTCCTGAATGCAGCTGTCGGCATGGCTGTCTTTTTCATGGCCATGTCATTTCTGTATAAGCCGCACAACAGTCCGCTGCCGCCGGTGCTCAGGACATTCTGGTTTGAAACGCATGTGGCATTTTCATTTTTTTCATATGCGCTTTTCGGCATTGCCGCCATCCTTGGTGTCATGTTCATCATGAGCAGGGAGCGCGAGTTCGACCTGGTTCAGTACAAGATCAATCTTGTGGGATACTGTTTCTTTTCCGCAGCAATGATCTTCGGCGGCATCTGGGCATACCTTGCCTGGGGGACCTACTGGCTCTGGACACCCAAGGAACTCTGGACCGTGATCCTCTGGCTCTATTACAGCCTCTATCTGCATGCGCGTTTGAGACCGTGGTGGTCCGGAAGGCCTGTGTCTGTGATGTCTGTTGCCGGTTTTCTGATAGTTCTCTTTACCTATCTTGGGGTGAGCCTCTTTATGAAGAGCTCGCATTCTTTCTGA
- a CDS encoding PAS domain S-box protein, with protein MNRLTPFRIVFFYILAGGLWILFSDKLLASLTRDPDKLILIQTYKGLFYIALTAALLFVLIRRYSRQQKEIEAALRTAVDRTIEERSRADAIVAAIGDGISIQDTDFKIIYQNEAQKRIVGDHLGEYCYMAYEKREKACEGCPVGLSFADGGIHTVERSAPTERGLIHVEITASPLRDATGKIIAGIEAVRDITERKKNLEDLRAMNERMNAILQTSPEAIMTLTPEGIVTLWNKAAEKIFGWTADEVIGKFYPLVPENKLAEFQATVKRMMQGESFFDREFMRQKKDGSPVVISLSGAPLRDADGRIVSLIGVLSDITERKWMEEALKKSAKDYRLLFDSNPHPMWVYDLETLSFLAVNDAAVKHYGYTKDEFLHMTIKDIRPPEDVPALLENISRVTEGMNEAGIWRHRKKDNSIIYVEIMSHTLDFSGRQSKVVLASDLTERMKLEEQLRHAQKMEAVGQLAGGIAHDFNNILTAIIGYGNLLRMKMREDDPLRIDADEILKAAEKAATLTQSLLAFSRKQIISLKAVDLNEIVRRVEKLLLRVMGEDIELKSDLAKENLTVLADSSQIEQVLINLATNARDAMPGAGMFIIETELVMLDREFLHAHGYGKPGLYALLSVDDTGEGMDESTRQKIFEPFFTTKEVGKGTGLGLSIVYGIVKQHNGYINVYSEIGKGTTFRIYLPIVEAEISELKPPEPAVARRGTETVLVAEDDETLRKLVSSVLQNFGYSVIIAADGAEAVAKFMADQDRIQLLILDVVMPKKNGREAFEEIKAIQPDVRVLFTSGYTANIIHKKGIIEAGLNFIHKPVSPNELLIKVREILDQ; from the coding sequence ATGAACAGACTGACACCATTCAGGATCGTTTTTTTCTACATCCTTGCAGGAGGCCTCTGGATCCTGTTTTCTGACAAGCTCCTCGCATCCCTCACGAGGGACCCTGATAAGCTCATACTGATTCAGACCTATAAGGGCCTCTTTTATATCGCTTTGACAGCTGCGCTGTTGTTTGTCCTCATCCGCAGGTACTCCCGTCAGCAGAAGGAGATCGAAGCTGCCCTCAGGACTGCGGTGGACCGGACCATTGAAGAGAGGAGCAGGGCAGACGCTATTGTTGCCGCGATCGGCGACGGCATAAGCATTCAGGATACGGACTTTAAGATCATCTACCAGAACGAGGCGCAGAAGAGAATCGTCGGAGACCACCTGGGTGAATACTGCTACATGGCTTATGAGAAGAGGGAAAAGGCGTGCGAAGGGTGCCCGGTCGGACTGTCGTTCGCGGACGGAGGCATTCATACGGTTGAGCGGTCTGCACCTACAGAAAGAGGTCTGATCCATGTCGAGATTACAGCATCGCCGCTGAGGGATGCAACAGGGAAGATCATTGCAGGCATTGAAGCGGTCAGGGACATTACCGAGAGGAAGAAAAACCTTGAAGATCTTAGGGCCATGAATGAGCGCATGAATGCAATACTGCAGACCTCTCCTGAGGCCATTATGACCCTCACCCCGGAAGGGATCGTAACTTTGTGGAACAAGGCGGCAGAGAAGATCTTTGGATGGACAGCGGATGAAGTGATAGGGAAGTTCTATCCTCTTGTTCCGGAAAATAAGCTTGCAGAGTTTCAGGCTACCGTGAAGAGAATGATGCAGGGAGAATCATTCTTCGACAGGGAGTTTATGCGTCAAAAGAAAGACGGTTCACCTGTCGTGATCAGTCTTTCCGGTGCGCCGCTTCGGGATGCTGACGGCAGGATTGTCAGTCTAATCGGTGTGTTGTCCGACATTACCGAACGCAAATGGATGGAAGAGGCGCTGAAAAAAAGCGCAAAGGATTACCGTCTGCTGTTCGATAGCAACCCCCATCCCATGTGGGTGTATGATCTTGAAACCCTCTCGTTCCTCGCTGTCAATGATGCAGCAGTCAAACACTACGGCTACACAAAGGATGAATTCCTGCACATGACCATTAAGGACATCAGGCCGCCAGAGGATGTTCCTGCGCTTCTTGAAAATATATCCCGTGTGACAGAAGGAATGAACGAGGCAGGCATATGGAGGCATAGGAAAAAGGACAACTCCATTATCTATGTTGAGATAATGTCGCATACCCTTGATTTCTCCGGCAGACAGTCAAAAGTTGTGCTCGCAAGTGATCTGACCGAGCGCATGAAACTTGAAGAGCAGCTGCGACATGCCCAGAAAATGGAGGCAGTCGGTCAGCTTGCCGGCGGGATCGCCCATGATTTCAATAACATTCTCACGGCAATCATCGGGTATGGCAACCTTCTCCGGATGAAAATGCGGGAAGATGATCCGCTGCGGATTGATGCGGATGAGATACTCAAGGCTGCTGAGAAGGCAGCAACCTTGACACAGAGCCTTCTTGCCTTCAGCAGAAAGCAGATCATCAGCCTGAAAGCGGTTGATCTGAACGAGATCGTGAGAAGAGTTGAGAAGCTGCTGCTGCGGGTCATGGGCGAAGATATTGAGCTCAAATCTGATCTTGCCAAAGAGAACCTGACAGTGCTTGCAGACAGCAGCCAGATCGAACAGGTCCTCATAAATCTTGCAACCAATGCAAGGGATGCCATGCCTGGAGCCGGGATGTTCATTATCGAGACGGAACTGGTGATGCTGGACAGAGAATTTCTCCATGCCCATGGCTATGGAAAACCCGGTCTGTACGCCCTTTTGTCTGTAGATGATACCGGGGAGGGTATGGATGAGTCTACACGGCAGAAGATATTCGAGCCTTTTTTCACGACTAAGGAGGTCGGCAAGGGTACCGGGCTTGGCCTCTCCATCGTTTATGGCATCGTAAAGCAGCATAACGGATATATCAATGTGTACAGCGAGATCGGTAAGGGGACGACATTCAGGATCTATCTCCCTATCGTAGAGGCTGAGATCAGTGAACTCAAACCTCCCGAACCGGCAGTAGCACGGAGGGGAACTGAAACCGTGCTTGTTGCAGAGGACGACGAGACCCTGCGAAAGCTGGTCAGCTCAGTTCTTCAGAACTTCGGGTATTCCGTGATAATTGCTGCAGACGGGGCTGAGGCTGTGGCGAAATTCATGGCTGATCAGGACAGGATCCAGCTGCTTATTCTCGATGTGGTGATGCCCAAAAAAAACGGCAGGGAGGCGTTCGAAGAGATCAAGGCAATACAGCCTGATGTCAGGGTGCTTTTCACCAGCGGGTACACTGCCAACATCATCCACAAGAAGGGCATAATTGAGGCAGGACTGAATTTTATCCATAAGCCGGTTTCTCCCAACGAACTTCTGATAAAGGTAAGAGAAATCCTTGATCAGTAA